In Candidatus Krumholzibacteriota bacterium, the sequence ACCATCCAATTCCGGACCCTTCCGATGATATACTATCCCGCGCCAGGCATCAAGAGTTTAACATCCAATCGACAATCCGGTTGCCTCTTTGACAGGTGTTTTGTTTTTTCGGGAAATATTGCCCGTGCGCCACGCTATTTAAGCGAAAATCCCGATGTACCGAGGAATTCCCCTAGAGCTCGGTATTCGCCGTTGACATAGGTGATCAGCGGCACTTCAGAGATATCGAGCCTGCCCTCGGCCATCAGCGCCGCATCGGCGTGCTTGGCGACGACTTCTCCGATAAAGAGATGATGGACGCCGAGTTCGAGGACTTCACGTAATTCGCATTCGATATTCACGGGGCATTCGGCAACAAGTGGAGCATCGATCCTGCTTGCAGGCAACGGCGTAAGCCCGGCGCGTTCGAATTTGTCACCATTTCTTCCAGAGACGACTCCGCAAAGATCGACCTGGCGGACAATACCCGCTGTCGGCAGATTGACTGTGAAACAGCCGCTTTCCTTTATCATCCTGTACGAATGACGTCCAGGTCTTATCGATACATGCATCATCTCCGGATCGGAGCAATTTACTCCGCACCAGGCTACGGTGAGAAGATTATGCCCGAGTTCCTCATGGGCGCAGCCGACGAGGACCACGGGGACGGGGGCAAGGATCAAAGGGGTTTTGATCTCTCTCTTTTTTTCTTTCATTATTACCTTCTTTATTCCTGCATCATGAAAAACGACTCCGGAAGCTGCGGGGCACCTCACCCGGGAGATGAAAACCGCCCACATCATCTTCAAAAATATCCCTTTTATCAAGGACAAAAGATGATCGGTCAGAAACACCTGGGGCTCTTGACATCCGTCTCAATAATTTGTATTCTGTCAAAGCGATTAGGGACGATCAACTCCACAAAAGGAAAGGGATTACTATGATATCGTTGTCCGGCCTCAGTTATCGATATTCAAACAAAAATCCGCTGCCAGAAAGAAAACCCGGTTTTATCGCGCCTGCCCGAATCAGGGTTTTTCGCGTTATAACACTGGTACTGGTGATTCCCTCCCTCTTTCTTCTTACCTCATGCTCGAGCAGTACGTCGCCTGGAGGAGGCGACGAACCTGAAGCCGCGACATGGTTCGTCGACCAGGCCGGCGGCGGGACTGGATCTGGAGAGAGCTGGGATGACGCCTTCACAAACCTCTCGGCGGCGGTCACCGCTGCGAAAGCGGGAGACGAGATATGGGTGGTAGCCGGAACGTACACATCCGGCACTACCGATCACGACAGGCCCGTTGTTAGCCTCAAGAGCGGAGTATCCCTCTACGGAGGATTCGACGGATCGGAAGCCGCCCTCGCTGAACGCGATGTCGCGGCGAATCCAACGATTCTCGACGGCAACGACATGGCGTTCCACGTCGTCATCGGCGCCGATGGCGCCGTTCTCGACGGGTTCACCATCACCGGCGGCAACGCCAACGGGGAGGGCGAGGCCGGCCGGGGCGCCGGTGTATTCTTAAGCGGTATTTCTATGACGATCTCTCACTGCATCATAGAGAACAACTACGCGGAATTCGGAGCGGGGATCTACGCGACCGCCGATAACTCGACGATCAGCACTTCGATCATCCGCTTCAACGAGACCGGTGGGATGGGTTCCGATTATGCGGGCGGAGCGGGCTTTCTCGCGATGGATGCCAGCACGACGCAGATCACCGATTGCCATTTCTTCCAGAATGTCAGCGCGAAATATGGGGGAGGCCTTCTAAGCTACAACTCCGAGATAACGGTGACCAGGTGCGACTTCGACGAGAACTCGGTCTCCGGAAATTACAATAACGGCGGCGGCATATACATCACGAACTGGAATAACACGGCGCTTGAACCTGTATTCAACGATTGTGAATTCAGTGGCAATACCGCTTGGTATGGGGGTGCGTTCTATATGTACCAGTGCGTCGTTCATATCGATGGGTGCCTGTTTGACGGAAACATTGCCAACGGGGGCGGCGGTGCGATCAACACATATTACGCCTCGCCGCTGATACAGAATACCGTATTCAACGATAATGACGCTGCGGCGGGAGGAGCGATCTATTTCTATTATCCTCGCGGAGGCGATCCTGCAGACCTGTTCAACTGTCTTTTCATCGGAAACAACGCTATCACCGGATACGGCGGAGCGATCATGTGCAACAAGACATCTCCGAATGTTACGAATTGCACCTTCGCGGCTAATTTTGGATCTGTATGCGGCGGTATCTATATCCACACCGACGAGGTCCCCGTCGTAACGAACTGCATACTATGGGACAACACGACTTCAAGCGGCGGAGCGCAGATACACGAGAACGGCGCCGGCGAACCACTGATACAGAACTGCTGCATCGATCAGGCCGATTATGAAGGAATTGGAAACACGATCCGCCTCGATCCTTTATGGGTCACCGGGCCCGATGGAGATTATTACCTCTCGCATGTAGCAAGCGGACAGACCGAGACAAGTCCCTGCGTCGACGCTGGGAGCGATCAGGCGAGCCTTTTCAATTTCGACCTTCGCACGACCAGAATAGATATGGTTGTCGATTCCGGTGTCGTCGACATGGGATATCATTATCGCCGCTTGATCGTCGGCGCGGGACCGAGCCTTCAGTAAACGAGTCCGGCAACTGGTGACAAAAAGGATTTTGCGCGGGGGGATCATTTTCTGTTCGACAGGCGGCCCCCCCTGGTTTACTTCGCCGCGGCCGCCATCACCTCCGCGCCATCCACCCAGACAGCCAGGTACGGCAGCTCTGCGCCCTTGCGCTTGAGATAGAGAAGGAACGGCCTGCTGAAGATAATCGATCTTCCCTCGCCGCCTCCTTTTTTAAGGAAGAATACGCCCTCGGACTCAAGCTGTACCCCGCTGCTATCGAGCCTGAACCTGACGTCCTGCCTCGCTTCAGCGATGAAATATTCCCTGAATCCTTCATTGCGAAGATACCTGCCGAGAAGAGGCTTGAAGGAGCATTCCGTGGAAAAATCGACGATTGGAACCAGCAGGATATCTTTTTCGCCGATCAGCTCCGGACTGGCAGCTGACACCTTCCGCGCGATTTTTTCGTACGTCTTGATCAACGATTCTTCCGGTTCGACGCTTGCCAGTACAAGCTCCTCTTCTGGATCATCGGTTTCAAGCCGGATTATCATCTCCCCTTTCGGGCTATACTCGAGGATTTCAACCTGGCTTCTCAGGTCTGCCGATCCCCCCTGCGCGCCCGGGCTGATCCCAAAAGCATGGACTTCCATGCTTCCTGCTGACCCCGAAAACTTCATCGGTCTTTCATATTCCTGAAAAGGCACCCTGAATTTCAGCATTTTGCTGAGAAAAGCGTAAGCAAGTATCCCATCGTCATCATTATATCTGCTCTCGATGATGGGAGCATTCCCTCCGAATCTGACCCTCAATTCCCTGTTGCTCTTCCCCACGATATCGTCGGCGCCATATCCCGTCATCACAAGGAAGTCCCTTTCGTTGAGGCCGAATGACTCCCCCGTGACGCTGTTCAACAGGTCGGCCATCTCGATCTGCCTGTCGAGAACGATCTTCTCCCCTACGATCTCGGTCGCCATCCTGTCCCAGGCGATCTGGAAGGTCGCGCAGAAAAGAACAGCCTTCCCGGGCTCGAAATCATTATCGAGAACGGATGTTACGATAAGACCCACTTCCACTTTTTCCGGATCCTCAGCGGATACACTACCGGCTGATCCGGTCCCGCCGTTGACAACCAGGACAACGAGCAGAATCGCAACAAACAGGTAAATCCGTTTAACTCCAGCTATTTGATTCATTTCCATTATTTTTCCCTTCCTATTATTTAACCCTGCCTGATCTGCGGATATGGATTAACCTTTTTATCCTCGATAATTGCCTCCTTTTTAGATCGCTTCCCCGGATTCTCTGCATATTTGACAGGGAAAATTGGACTGATGTTCCTAAAAATCTGGATTATCCTGGAACAAATATTATTTTAATTCATTAAATATTCTTGACTGTAAAATGTTATTGTAGTATTGTGGTACTACAATTCTTGTATTTTGCTGGAGACCCGGTCTACAGTGATCGACAGCTTTCAAATATGGCTCTGGAATTGAAAGGATCTGCCTGATTTGAACGGATTTATAAAGATATCAAACGCTGCCTCCCTCGCGTTTCACGCGACGGCATATCTGGCCAGCCATGAAGGCGAACGTATCTCAAACAGGGAAATATCGGAAAGGTTCCTTGTCTCGGACGCGCATCTCGCCAAGATCATGCAGAGGTTGCAGAAAGCGGGGATCGTAAAATCGGTCAGAGGCCCCAACGGCGGATATCTGCTCACCCGTTCGCCGGACGATTTTACCCTTACAGAGATATACGAGGCTATCGAATCGAAAATCGAGACTGAAGGTTGCCTGCTTGATGAAAATGTTTGCGAGGGGGGATGCCTCCTCGGAGCACTTATAACCAGACTGAACAAGGAGGTATGCGAAAAACTGGAGAATACAAGACTGTCAGATGTCAGGATTTAAAAGGACAAGGGAAAATGGACCGGAAGGGGAAAAAGGCATCGACATAGCCTCTACCGGAAAAAAAGCAGTCTTAATTTATAGATCGAGTCAATCAGAAGGAGGATAGGGATGAATTTAAGAATGAACGCGAGATTCCTCATCGGGGTCGCACTGGTAATGCTCTTCGTCTTCGTGTCAGCTTCGCCTGGTTTTGCCGGCGGCAATAAAAAAGCCTGCTCGGCTGGCCTTTGCGAAGCAGCTGCCCTTTGCCAGGGTGAAAAAGACCAGGACAAGGTAAAAGAATCCAGGCCCTGCGGCATGCACGAGGGGAAAAAGTGCGAAAATGCCACCGAAGGCAAAGAATGTTGCAAGCTGGCCGGCGAAAAATGTGAACACGCGAAGGGTGATAAGGCGTGCTGCAAAATGGCGGAAAATAAGTGTGCCCATGCCGCCGGTGATACTGCCTGCTGCAAGCATGCCGGGGAAAAATGCGACCACGCGAAGGGTGATAAAGCATGCTGCAAAATGTCCGGTAATAAATGCGATCGCGCGAAAGCTGATAAGACGTGCTGCAAAATGTCTGAGAAAAAGTGCCCCGGATCTTCCTTAGACAGCGCTGGCTGCAAGCATGCGCAGGTCAGGTGCGACGGGTGCGGGCTGGTCAAGGGATCTCCCGGCTGTTGCAAGATAGCCAAAGGTGCGAAGAACGCCGAGCTCTGTCTGAAGTGTGGTCAGATCAAGGGCAGCGACCTGTGCTGCAAAAAGGGCCAGGAAAAGTGCCCCGACTGCGGTCTCGCTAAAGGTTCTCCCGGTTGCTGCAGGATACCCGAAGGCGCGAAAAAAGCAGAACTTTGCGTTAAGTGTGGATTTATCAAGGGCAGCGAGGATTGCTGCAAGATCGAGAAGAAGAAAGAATAGTGTAAATGCGATGCGTGTTTTTCCGGCAGGCTACCGCGCGGTCCTGTTGATCGCGTTTCTCATACCTGCCTCTTCCGGAGCTTTCGAAAGAGACGAGGCCCGGGATATGATGAAAGCCGTCGAAGCGGGGTTCGCTTCGGCCAGCCCGGCCGGTCCCGGAAACACCCTCGAAGACTACCTCGCTTACGCGGCCCTCAACAATCCCGGTTTGAGGGCCGCCTTTTACAGATGGAAATCCCGTCTTGAAGGTATTGACGCGGAATCTTCCCTTGCCGATCCGGTTTTTTCCTATAGCTATTTCATTGAGAATATCGAAACGAGGGTGGGCCCGCAGAACCAGAGATTCGGTATCAGGCAGAAGTTTCCCTGGTTCGGCACCCTCGGGGCAAAAAGAGATATGGCCGCTGAATCGGCTGCTGGCCTGTATCAGGCTTACCTGTCGGAAAAACTCTCCCTCTTTCTGCGGGTCAAGGAAGCGTACTACGACTGTTACCTTCTCCGGCGCGAAAGGGAGATCATCGAAGCGGGCGCCGGTCTGCTCGCTCAGATCGATGCTGTCTCCAGGACACGATATGAAACATCGAGCAGGCGCTACAGCGATCTGGTCAGGCTGGAGATCGAATCGAGCCTTCTCGAGGAGCGGCTTATATCTCTGGGCGACAGGGAAAAAGCCGCCTCGGCAAAATTAAGAGCTTCTCTTGATCTTCCCGGAACGGCAGAGATAGAAGTATCTGACAGTATTGCCAGGTTCACCCCATCTCTCGATTTTGAGACTGTAAAGAATGATATTCTCGCGAACAACCCCGATCTGAAAGCGCTCGGCCATATGATCGGAAGGGAAAAGGCCGCTCTGTCCCTTGCCCGCAGGGAAAGATGGCCGGATCTTACGATAGGGTTCGACTATATCGAGACCGGCGATGCTATCGATCCGACAATGCCCGGCAGCGGCAAAGACCCCTGGTCGGTCAACTTCGCCGTAGAACTGCCGATCTGGCATGGGAAGAACAGCTCCCGCGGGAAAGAAGCGCTAGCCGGCATCGAGATGACCAGATATCTCCTCAGGGACCGGAAGAACAGTCTTGTAGCTCTCGCCGAAGAGGTTTTTTCCGAATATATCGAAGCGGGGCGCGATATTGATCTCTACGGCAACGATCTGATCGCAAAAGCAGAGCACCTTCTAATCGTCACATTTGAAGAATATAAAACAGGAACGGCGGATTTTTCGGAACTTGTCGACGCGCAGCGCCAGCTTCTCGATCTGAGGCTTGAGCGTGAAAAAGCGATGGTCGTTGAAGCGAAAAAATTGGCGCTGATTGAGATGCTGACAGGGAAAGAACTCATGCAGGGTTCTGATTGAAAGGAAGTCATTGATGAAAATAATTACCATAATCTTCGCAGTGGTGATCGCCATAACTGCGTACGCAGGATTTTCTAACGCGCAGGTAACCGTGCCCAAACTTGTCGACGCCGGATCGATTGAAACGATAGGGTTGAAGAAACAGACCCTCTGCCCCGTCATGGGCAACCCGGTCGATCCAAAGATTTTCACAGATATTCAGGGCCAGCGGGTCTATTTCTGTTGCGCGATGTGCATCGACCAGTTCAGGGCAGCCCCCGGTAAATATTTCGAACAGGCGCGGATCGACTCGGTACTTTTCGAGAATATACAGACGACCTGCCCGATTTCCGGAGACGTGATCGACAGGAAGTTCTTCACCTGGTACAAGGGCCGCGGTATCTACTTCTGCGGCGAAGAATGCAAAAAGATATTTGATTCCGATCCGGAAAAACAAATGGGTAAACTCGGCAAAGAGGAAGAAAAAAAGATCGAAAAAGAAAAGATGAAAGTCGAAAATGAACAGTAAAACAGCTTTAAATAGCAGGAACGGGCTGATACTCCTCGCGGCCATTGTTCTCATTGCTTTTATGGCCGGGTACTTTTCCCGCGGAAATCGCGATTCCGGGGAAATCCCGGGCGAGCATGAGCATTCGGGCAGCGTTACAGCCGAAGTATCGCAAACGGCCTTGTGGACATGTTCGATGCATCCTCAGATCAAACTTCCCTCTCCGGGAAAATGCCCGATCTGTTTCATGGACCTGATCCCGGTTGAAACCGGCTCCGGCGATGACCGCCTTGAAGAACGGCAACTGAGAATGACACCGGCCGCAATCAAGCTCGCCGGGATCGTGACAGCTCCAGTCACGCGTGGGTTCGTCGAAGCTGAGATACGGGTGACTGGCGACATCACCAATGACGAGACCCGTGTCACCTATATATCATCCCGGATGCCCGGGCGGCTCGATCGTCTTTTTGCCGATTATACGGGGATCGAGGTGAAAAAAGGTGATCCTTTAGTCAGTATCTACTCCCCCGATCTTGTAGGCGCGCAGGAGGAACTTCTCCAGGCAGCCGTGATGAATAACAAGGAGAAAGGATCGAACAGGTTCCTGGAAAAGGGTGCAGAGCCGACCCTGGCGGCAGCGAGGGAAAAACTGAGATTGCTCGGCTTCGATAAAAGCCAGATAGAACAGATCGAATCTTCAGGAAAAACGACCGATCACATGACGATATTTTCACCGGCCGAGGGAACGGTAATTGAAAAATCCGCTTTCGAAGGGATGTATGTAGAGACAGGCACGAAGATATACACTATATCGAAGATGTCGAGCCTGTGGGTGAATTTCGACGTTTTCCAGAGCGATCTTCCCTGGCTGAGGGAAGGACAGCCGGTCGAATTTGCGACACCCTCGCATCCTGGAGAAAAATTCACCGGTATCATTTCTTTCATCGACCCTGTTTTCGACGATGAGACTCGCACGGTATCGATAAGGGCTGAATTCGACAACTCCGGTGGTCGGTTGAAACCGGGGATGTTCGTCAGCGGCAATATTAAAGCCCGCCTTGACAGGCTCGGCAGAGCTGTCGACGATCGGGCGGCAGACCTCTCGGAAGCTCCCCTTGTGATCCCGGCCACATCGGCTTTGCTGACTGGTACGCGGGCAGTGGTCTACGTTAGATTACCCGGCGGATCGGAGCCTCTTTTTGAAGGGCGCGAAATAGCCCTCGGCCCGAGGGCCGGTGAATATTACATAGTAAGATCGGGCCTTGAAGAAGGAGATCTCGTCGTCGTGAACGGAGCATTCAAAATCGACAGCGAGCTTCAGATAAGGGCAAGACCGGGTATGATGTCGTCGATCGGATCGGGCACTCCACGATCATCGAAAGAGAATGAAGAAAAGGCCGGTCATCAGGTTCGGCGGCAAGGTTTCCAGTCGCTAGGGCCTGTCTATGAATCATATTTCGCCGTACAGATGGCGCTGGCAGGAGATGACCTCGTTTCCGCGTCGAAAGGAAACGCCGCTCTCGTCAATGCTCTCAGGCAGGTCGACCGTTCTCTTTTCGAAGGAAAACTCGCCGGATCATGGAAAAAATTATCGGCCGATCTCGTCAGGGAAGCTGAAGCGGGAGAATCGGCCAGGACGATATCGGAATCGCGCGAAGCATTCTACAACCTGTCGAAATCGATGATCAGTCTTCACGATAATTTCGGACATCCCGGGAAGAACGATTTTTTCCTTACCTATTGCCCGATGGCCGACGGCAACAGGGGCGCCTTCTGGCTTCAGGCGGTCGACACTGTTTATAATTCCTTCTACGGAGCTTCCATGCTCCGATGCGGCTCGATTGAGAAAACCCTGCCCCCGGCAAGGTAGACGAAAGCAGGGATCGTGGAAAGTTCCAATGACAATTCCAGCGCCGGAAAGAACTCCTTCCTCGATCGGATGATCTCCTTCTGCCTTCAGAACAAACTGATAATGACCCTGTTGACACTGATCCTCGTCTTCTGGGGTATAATGGTCGCTCCTTTCGGCTGGAGTACCGGGATCTTCCCCCGCGATCCCGTTCCCGTCGACGCGATCCCCGATATCGGTGAAAATCAACAGATAGTCTTCACCGGCTGGAGCGGCCGCTCTCCCCGTGATATCGAGGACCAGATCACCTATCCCCTCACCGTGTCGCTCCTCGGGATTCCAGGCGTCAAGACGATCCGAAGCTTCTCATATTTCGGATTCTCCACGATCTATGTCATTTTCGACGAAAAGACAGATTTTTACTGGTCGCGTTCCCGGATACTGGAAAAACTCAGCTCTCTCCCCGATGGGACTCTCCCCGCTGCGGTAAGTCCGACGCTGGGTCCCGACGCGACCGCCCTGGGGCAGGTATTCTGGTACACACTGGAAGGGATGGATAAAGAGGGTAGCCCCACAGGCGGATGGGACCTTCACGAATTGCGTTCAATACAGGACTGGACGGTAAGGTATGCTTTGATGTCAGCCGGCGGAGTGGCCGAGGTCGCCTCGATCGGCGGATTCGTGCGGGAATACCAGGTCGACGTCGATCCTGACGCGATGCGCGCCTTCGGCGTGACTCTTCAGGATATACTCGCCGCCGTCCGGGCGTCGAATCTCGACACCGGCGCCGGCACGATCGAGGTAAACAGGGTCGAATACGTGATCCGCGGCCTCGGTCTGATCGGCGGGACTGCTGACATCGAAAACAGCGTCATCAGGGAATCGGATAATGTACCGATCAGGGTGAAGGACGTAGCGGCTGTCTCGCTCGGACCGGCTGCGCGCAGAGGCGCTCTCGACAAGGGTGGCGCCGAAGCGGTAGGCGGAGTAGTCGTCGTGAGGTTCGGAGAGAATCCGCTGAAAGCGATCGACAACATCAAGGCGAAGATCAGGGAGATCTCCCCGGGCTTGCCGAAGAAGACTCTCGCCGACGGAACAGAGTCCCAGGTGAGGATCGTTCCTTTCTACGACAGGACCGGCCTGATATACGAGACCCTCGGCACTCTCAACACGGCTCTGATCGACGAGATTCTCGTTACGATAATAGTGATCATTATCCTGATGGCCCATATAAGAAGCTCCCTGCTGATATCGGGGCTCCTTCCTCTTACGATCCTTCTTGTCTTCATCGCCATGAAACTTGTCGGCGTCGACGCGAATATCGTCGCGCTGTCGGGGATCGCGATCGCGATCGGCACGATTGTCGACATGGGGATCATAGTCTGCGAGAATATCATCAGGCACCTCGCTATGGCAGTCCCCTCAAAAAGTACGTTGAAAGCGGTCTATGATGCCACCTCCGAAGTCGCCGGGGCCGTTCTGACCGCCATAGCGACCACCATCATCTCCTTTCTCCCCGTTTTTACCATGACCGCTGCCGAAGGGAAGCTCTTCAGACCTCTCGCCTATACGAAGACTTTCGCCCTTTTATCCTCGGTCGTGATAGCGCTGGCAATCATTCCTCCTTTCGCCCATTTTCTTTTCTCGAAAAGAAAGATCTCTCGCCGCGCGAAAGTCCTTATCGCATTTCTTATGGTCCTTGCCGCAATCACGGCCGTCGTCTTTTCCTTATGGCTTGCCGCGCTTGTTCTGAGCCTTGTGGCTCTTTATATCTACCTGGCTCCGTCGATCCCCGCGAGAGCGAAAGCGGCGATCCCGTCATATCTCAACTACGCGATTGTTATCACTGTCGGCATCTTCCTCGCCAGGCACTGGCGGCCGCTGGGATACGGCAGGTCTTTTCTATCGAACTTCGCTGTCGTCGCCATTCTGCTCGGCGGATTCCTTTTTTTCTTTACGATACTTCTGAAGATCTACGAACCGGTCCTGAGGTGGAGCCTTGCTCACAGGAGACTGTTTCTATCTATTCCTCTGGTGCTGGTATTTCTGGGAGTAATAATATGGCTCGGATTTGGCCGGATCGCCGGATTTCTTCCCGAAAGAGCGCGGTTGGCCAGGCCTTTTACCGCGATTTCACACGTTTTCCCGGGCCTTGGCAATGAATTCATGCCCGATCTTGATGAAGGTTCTTTCCTTTACATGCCGACAACGATGCCTCACGCTTCTATCGGTGAGGCTCTTGATATCCTTCGAACGCAGGATATCGCTTTTTCTTCCCTCCCTGAAATAGAGTCTGTAGTCGGTAAGACTGGAAGGGTCGATTCCCCCCTTGATCCTGCTCCCGTCTCGATGTTCGAGACGATAATCAATTACAAGCCTGAGTATGTCACAGATAAAAATGGCAGAGTGCTAAGGTTCCGTTACGACAAAGATTCGGGGAAATATCCACGAAACGAGAATGGAGATCTCATTGAGGACGGGCGCGGCCGTCCTTACAGGAACTGGCGCGACGGCATCGACAGTCCCGACGATATCTGGAAAGAAATCCTCCGGGCTGGAAAGATGACGGGGACGACTTCCGCTCCGAAACTTCAGCCTGTCGCGGCGCGCCTTGTCATGCTCCAGTCGGGGATGCGTGCCCCGATGGGAGTAAAGATCAAGGGACCCGATCTGGACGCGATCGAGAAGACCGGGCTGTCTATTGAAAAACTGCTCAGGGAAGTACCGCAGATCGATCCCGCGACAATCGTCGCCGACAGGATCATCGGGAAACCGTACATCGAGATCGACCTCGACCGCGAAAAACTGGCAAGATACGGTATTTCGGTCGGCCGGGCGCAGGAGATAATCGAAGCTGCTGCGGGAGGAATGGATGTGACTGCCACAGTCGAGGGACGCGAACGCTATTCGGTCCGTGTAAGATACAAAAGAGAGCTTCGGAATTCGATCGAAGGCCTCCAGAGTATCCTCGTTCCGTCACCCACCGGGACCCGGATACCTCTCGCGGAACTCGCCGATATCAGGTTGGTAAAGGGTCCCATGGTGATAAAATCGGAGGATACCTTTCTGGTCGGGTACGTGATCTTCGATAAAAGATCAGGGTATGGCGAAGTCGAAGTGGTCGAAGCGGCGGCAGTTTATCTTGAAAGCAGGATTGAAAGCGGCGATCTCGAGATCCCGGCCGGAGTGAGCTATGCTTTCGCCGGAAGTTACGAAAACCAGGTCAGGTCGGCAAAAAGGCTCCGGGTCGTACTTCCCCTTTCCCTGCTTCTCATCTTTATCATCCTGTACCTGCATTTTAAGAATATACCAGTCTCTCTTCTCGTATTTTCAGGGATATTCGTCGCGTGGTCCGGAGGATTTATCATGCTCTGGCTCTACGGTAACGGGTGGTTCCTTGATTTTTCCCTGTTCGGAGTCTACCTGCGCGATCTTTTCCAGATACGCCAGTACAATCTTTCAGTGGCAGTCTGGGTAGGCTTTCTCGCCCTTTTCGGAATCGCCAGCGATGACGGGGTGATGATCTCGACCTATCTTGACAAGGTATTCAGAGAGGTCAGACCATCTTCTGTCGATCAGATCCGCGAGGCTACGGTCCGGGCGGGAAAGATGAGAGTCCGCGCGGCCCTCATGACATCTGCGACGACGATACTCGCCCTGATTCCCGTACTGACCTCTACGGGAAGGGGCTCTGACATAATGGTTCCAATGGCCATCCCGTCCTTCGGAGGAATGAGCGTGGTGCTGATAACTATCTTTCTTGTTCCAGTACTCTACTCCCTCATCGCCGAAAGGCGCCTTTCGCGGTAAGTCATACCGGATCGGGGTAAAAATATTTCATCCATCTCCCGCGAAGGGACTTGACATCTTCCTAATATAGGACTATATTAGTCCTATATAAAGGTTATCGATTTCCCGGTGCCTTGGCGGAAAGGGAAGTCGGCCGGACGGGACCATCGAATGAATGATCTGCCTGTCTGGGTATTAACTGGAGGTACTCCCATCGACTCATCGCAGTCCATAATTGACAATGAAGGTTTCTCTGCCAACCCGGTCGAAGCTCCTGGAGATTTCACCAACAGGCTGATCTCGGAAAGCAGCCCCTACCTGCTTCAGCATGCCCATAATCCGGTGGACTGGTACCCATGGGGGGAAGAGGCCTTCCGGAAAGCGAAAGAAGAGGACAAGCCGATCTTCCTCTCGATCGGTTATTCGACGTGCCACTGGTGCCACGTCATGGAAAGGGAATCTTTCGAGAATGACAGGATCGCCTCCCTTCTCAACGGCGATTTTATCTCGATAAAGGTGGACAGGGAAGAAAGGCCGGAGATAGACGATCTCTACATGAAAGCTGTCCAGATGATGACCGGACAAGGTGGCTGGCCGATGTCGGTCTTCATCACCCCCGGTGGCCTTCCCTTTTTCGGCGGCACCTATTTCCCGCCTGAAGAAAAATATGGAAGGCCGGGATTCACTGATATTCTTACAAG encodes:
- a CDS encoding efflux RND transporter permease subunit, whose amino-acid sequence is MISFCLQNKLIMTLLTLILVFWGIMVAPFGWSTGIFPRDPVPVDAIPDIGENQQIVFTGWSGRSPRDIEDQITYPLTVSLLGIPGVKTIRSFSYFGFSTIYVIFDEKTDFYWSRSRILEKLSSLPDGTLPAAVSPTLGPDATALGQVFWYTLEGMDKEGSPTGGWDLHELRSIQDWTVRYALMSAGGVAEVASIGGFVREYQVDVDPDAMRAFGVTLQDILAAVRASNLDTGAGTIEVNRVEYVIRGLGLIGGTADIENSVIRESDNVPIRVKDVAAVSLGPAARRGALDKGGAEAVGGVVVVRFGENPLKAIDNIKAKIREISPGLPKKTLADGTESQVRIVPFYDRTGLIYETLGTLNTALIDEILVTIIVIIILMAHIRSSLLISGLLPLTILLVFIAMKLVGVDANIVALSGIAIAIGTIVDMGIIVCENIIRHLAMAVPSKSTLKAVYDATSEVAGAVLTAIATTIISFLPVFTMTAAEGKLFRPLAYTKTFALLSSVVIALAIIPPFAHFLFSKRKISRRAKVLIAFLMVLAAITAVVFSLWLAALVLSLVALYIYLAPSIPARAKAAIPSYLNYAIVITVGIFLARHWRPLGYGRSFLSNFAVVAILLGGFLFFFTILLKIYEPVLRWSLAHRRLFLSIPLVLVFLGVIIWLGFGRIAGFLPERARLARPFTAISHVFPGLGNEFMPDLDEGSFLYMPTTMPHASIGEALDILRTQDIAFSSLPEIESVVGKTGRVDSPLDPAPVSMFETIINYKPEYVTDKNGRVLRFRYDKDSGKYPRNENGDLIEDGRGRPYRNWRDGIDSPDDIWKEILRAGKMTGTTSAPKLQPVAARLVMLQSGMRAPMGVKIKGPDLDAIEKTGLSIEKLLREVPQIDPATIVADRIIGKPYIEIDLDREKLARYGISVGRAQEIIEAAAGGMDVTATVEGRERYSVRVRYKRELRNSIEGLQSILVPSPTGTRIPLAELADIRLVKGPMVIKSEDTFLVGYVIFDKRSGYGEVEVVEAAAVYLESRIESGDLEIPAGVSYAFAGSYENQVRSAKRLRVVLPLSLLLIFIILYLHFKNIPVSLLVFSGIFVAWSGGFIMLWLYGNGWFLDFSLFGVYLRDLFQIRQYNLSVAVWVGFLALFGIASDDGVMISTYLDKVFREVRPSSVDQIREATVRAGKMRVRAALMTSATTILALIPVLTSTGRGSDIMVPMAIPSFGGMSVVLITIFLVPVLYSLIAERRLSR